In Pseudanabaena yagii GIHE-NHR1, the following proteins share a genomic window:
- the radC gene encoding RadC family protein, with protein sequence MTYSLRIVDMAESDRPRERLLSQGVRSLSNAELVAILLGTGQGAGKLSAVGLGQLILQTIGKDRTGDPVAALQTVSAEELMQIEGVGPAKATAILAAIELGKRALYAKPPDLTEVTDPAIAAAALSQDLMWQPQERLAVVMLDNKNRIIAQRIITIGTATETLAHPRDIFREVLKSGAVRLIVAHNHPSGNTTPSPEDIKLTRQLLEAARMLSIPLLDHLILGNGSFSSIREVSTLWKEIPQSE encoded by the coding sequence ATGACTTATTCTCTGCGAATTGTCGATATGGCTGAGAGCGATCGCCCAAGGGAAAGATTACTCAGCCAAGGAGTTCGCAGTCTCTCTAATGCCGAATTAGTCGCGATCCTACTAGGCACGGGACAGGGAGCAGGCAAGCTATCGGCAGTAGGGTTGGGACAGTTAATTTTGCAGACCATTGGCAAAGATCGCACTGGTGATCCTGTCGCGGCTTTGCAAACGGTATCCGCCGAAGAGCTCATGCAAATTGAGGGTGTGGGTCCCGCCAAGGCTACAGCAATTTTGGCAGCGATCGAGTTAGGAAAAAGGGCACTTTATGCGAAGCCGCCTGACTTGACCGAAGTGACCGATCCTGCAATCGCGGCGGCGGCTCTTAGTCAAGATCTGATGTGGCAACCACAGGAACGCCTCGCCGTGGTCATGCTCGATAACAAAAATCGCATCATTGCTCAACGGATCATCACCATTGGCACAGCGACAGAAACCCTTGCTCATCCCCGTGATATTTTTCGAGAAGTGCTTAAAAGTGGGGCAGTACGTCTGATCGTGGCTCACAATCATCCATCAGGGAATACTACGCCTAGTCCTGAAGATATTAAGCTTACACGCCAATTGTTAGAAGCTGCGAGAATGCTAAGTATTCCTCTCTTAGATCACTTAATTTTAGGGAACGGAAGCTTTTCGAGTATTCGTGAAGTTTCAACATTATGGAAAGAGATTCCCCAATCAGAGTAA
- the nblS gene encoding two-component system sensor histidine kinase NblS: MNFLIQIYNTSRRWWTEFSLQTKLMALITLLVSLLMSAVTFWAVNDIQTDARLNDTRFGKDLGLLLAANVAPLVAKNDLEEVTRLSKEFYDSSSSIRYILYADPDGEIFYGIPFNSNEVQNSLSIRRRIQLPEDPMTRPDRPLVRQHITPQGEVTDIFVNLQHDGKSLGIIAIGINPNPTAVASSGLTLDVTTAVFVSIWAMVILGAASNAVTITRPLRELVAGVQNIASGNFKQRIDLPFGGELGELIRSFNEMAQRLKTYEEQNIEELTAQKAKLETLVSTIADGALLLDSDMRIVLANPAAIKIMGWEQDAENSSWKGKSILNILPERLSEELGRSLMQIATGDREGGEFRIMASGDKGDSVLAHAFRIWITSVLSTSNAIKGIAITIQDITREVELNAAQSRFISNVSHELRTPLFNIKSFIETLHEYGDELSDEQKKEFLGTANNETDRLTRLVNDVLDLSRLESGRQYHFSAIDLSETIEQTVRTYKLNASSKGIELIHEIAPNLERIWGNYDLILQVLSNLVGNALKFTEAGGKVTIRIYPWQDQTTTQPHRIVNYVRVEVEDTGCGIPAEDCDRVFDRFYRVEDKVHTLEGTGLGLSIVRNIIEKHHSTIHIKSEVGVGTTFWFDLSVYQDRCELPVAGTISAPVQAMTV; this comes from the coding sequence ATGAACTTTTTGATTCAAATTTACAATACATCTCGACGTTGGTGGACAGAGTTTTCACTACAAACGAAGCTAATGGCTCTGATTACGCTGTTAGTGTCTTTGTTAATGAGTGCGGTCACATTTTGGGCGGTCAACGATATTCAAACCGATGCTCGCCTCAATGATACGCGCTTTGGCAAAGACTTGGGATTGTTACTTGCTGCTAATGTTGCCCCTTTAGTTGCGAAAAATGATCTAGAGGAAGTAACGCGACTATCTAAAGAATTTTACGATAGTAGCTCTAGCATCCGCTATATTCTTTACGCCGATCCCGATGGCGAAATTTTTTATGGTATCCCGTTTAATTCCAATGAGGTGCAAAATTCGCTGAGCATCAGGCGGAGGATTCAGTTACCTGAAGATCCGATGACACGCCCCGATCGCCCTTTAGTACGTCAGCATATTACACCACAGGGCGAAGTAACCGATATTTTTGTAAATCTACAACATGATGGTAAATCCCTAGGAATTATTGCGATCGGGATTAATCCCAATCCTACGGCAGTTGCTTCTTCGGGATTGACTTTAGATGTAACGACAGCCGTCTTTGTGTCGATTTGGGCAATGGTAATTTTGGGGGCTGCATCGAATGCGGTGACAATTACGCGACCACTGCGGGAACTAGTGGCAGGGGTACAAAATATTGCCAGTGGTAATTTTAAGCAGCGCATTGATCTGCCTTTTGGGGGTGAATTAGGGGAATTGATTCGTAGTTTTAATGAGATGGCTCAGAGGCTCAAAACCTATGAGGAGCAAAACATTGAGGAGTTAACAGCTCAAAAGGCAAAGCTAGAAACCTTGGTATCGACGATCGCAGATGGGGCATTATTACTGGACTCGGATATGCGAATTGTCCTTGCTAACCCTGCGGCGATTAAAATCATGGGCTGGGAGCAGGATGCAGAAAATAGTAGCTGGAAAGGTAAAAGTATCTTAAATATTTTACCAGAGCGACTCAGTGAGGAATTAGGGCGATCGCTGATGCAAATTGCTACAGGCGATCGCGAAGGTGGCGAATTTCGGATCATGGCATCGGGGGATAAGGGGGACTCGGTGTTAGCCCATGCTTTTAGGATCTGGATTACCAGCGTATTAAGTACTAGTAATGCCATTAAGGGGATTGCAATCACGATCCAAGACATCACCCGTGAGGTGGAGCTAAATGCTGCCCAGAGCCGTTTTATTAGTAATGTCAGCCATGAGTTACGCACACCATTATTTAATATCAAGTCTTTTATTGAGACTTTGCATGAATATGGCGATGAGTTAAGCGATGAACAGAAAAAAGAATTTCTCGGTACGGCAAATAATGAAACCGATCGCCTGACGCGTCTTGTCAATGATGTACTAGATCTCTCGCGCCTCGAGTCGGGTCGTCAATACCATTTCTCGGCGATCGATCTATCCGAAACCATCGAACAAACGGTACGCACCTATAAACTCAATGCTTCCTCCAAGGGGATTGAGCTAATCCATGAAATTGCGCCAAATCTAGAAAGAATTTGGGGTAACTATGATTTGATTTTGCAGGTGTTATCTAATCTCGTTGGCAATGCGCTCAAATTCACTGAAGCTGGCGGTAAAGTAACGATCCGTATTTATCCTTGGCAAGACCAAACCACCACCCAGCCCCATCGCATTGTCAATTATGTGCGGGTCGAAGTCGAAGATACAGGTTGCGGTATTCCTGCCGAAGATTGCGATCGCGTATTTGATCGTTTTTACCGCGTCGAGGATAAAGTGCATACCCTTGAAGGTACTGGCTTAGGTTTATCGATTGTCCGCAACATCATCGAAAAGCACCATAGTACAATCCATATTAAGAGTGAGGTTGGGGTGGGTACGACGTTCTGGTTTGATTTGAGCGTATATCAAGATCGATGTGAGTTGCCAGTAGCAGGAACTATCTCTGCACCAGTTCAAGCAATGACCGTTTAG
- a CDS encoding response regulator: MSNSSNSQIPYTYSQPLNSRITVLIVEDSESHLTIYRRYLQSDITINYQILEARSLEEAINIWRSHLIDLVILDFRLPDGNGLNFLEVIGEGATDPKLPVIIVTLYKDGIAAANAIKLGAADYLIKDEINFASFCRSIHSLLERFTLLRKLQRSQQQETLISTIALHVRQFLDLNKIYETIVQDVKSFLNADRTVIYKFNPDMSGNIVAEAVDQPWVASLHSNIVDSCFRDNLGGEYRQGKIFVANDIYHANLSNCHIQLLEKFQVRANLVVPILLPQVSNHLNGSTTANQLTNSQSLWGLLIVHQCSQIRNWEELDLRLLQQLSVQLAIAIHQAELYQNLQQLNSSLEEKIQQRTAELLDREQKLRQSEDLLKTSFDNAPVGMATLSLEGKFLTVNQEICKIYGYSANELLQKYAFEITHPDYVHLTLSCLNRLLSGESTNDSIEKQYLHKNGTAIDAVSHVSLVNGIDNKPIQFVVSVEDVTERKQNEAKLSAAKVAEAANKAKSEFLAAMSHEIRTPMNAVIGMTGLLSNTPLSEQQQQFVSVIRQGGEVLLSVINKILDFSQIESGEIEIEENTFDLHCLIEEILELMASSAEEKSLELSLLIDIDVPQSIISDATCLRQILVNLIGNAIKFTDNGEVAITVTATLLDQATNTYQLNFTVRDTGIGIAPEAIARLFKPFSQADSSITRQYGGTGLGLAISKELCHLMGGDIQVESEVGQGATFRFSICARAINTEPLAIAPALKHKQILVIHTNRTVQQIILTYGQLWGMVVHSAYSEVEALKYLELSDFDAIVIDQNLQSINVLDLASNIHDIFSSLPIILLSSVVNNHAGSSNLFSDYLTKPITRSKLYNSFLNLFTEDNSQKIIQPYQDLTVTNHFADNYPLRTLIVEDNSINQQILLLMLERLGYQCDAVANGLEAVHALERHSYDLVFMDIQMPTMDGLTACRNIRQLCDRNPWIVGLSANAFRESRDIALAAGMNDYLTKPLKIEDLVITLQRVAERLQIKTNFNAPTLDLMKLRSPSQEYTNKLSSQYIDHITQLPETLLNQYQPKQKDESLNHQVSAQLLSSIDGLDIINPISLDILEQCVGKSHTSEIINSYLAESARAITSMQQAFQQLDFSTISFENHSLKGGCGTLGADRMMAICKELSSLCKSSDHTSKLKIIELAIQQLEIEYNKVYQFFHEDNSN; encoded by the coding sequence ATGTCTAATTCTTCAAATAGTCAGATTCCTTACACCTACTCACAGCCATTAAATTCCCGCATCACCGTTTTGATTGTGGAGGATAGTGAAAGTCATCTGACTATTTATCGTCGATATTTACAATCTGACATCACTATTAATTATCAAATTTTAGAGGCACGTAGTTTAGAAGAAGCAATTAATATATGGCGATCGCATTTGATAGATTTAGTGATCCTTGACTTTAGATTGCCTGATGGGAATGGACTGAATTTTTTGGAGGTAATTGGTGAAGGTGCTACCGATCCCAAATTGCCAGTGATTATTGTGACTTTGTATAAGGATGGAATTGCTGCGGCAAATGCAATCAAGCTAGGGGCTGCCGACTATTTAATTAAGGATGAAATTAATTTCGCTTCATTTTGTCGCAGTATTCATAGCTTATTAGAAAGGTTTACTCTCCTTCGGAAGCTTCAGCGATCGCAGCAGCAAGAGACCTTAATTTCCACAATAGCGCTCCATGTCAGGCAATTCTTAGATCTCAATAAAATTTATGAAACCATTGTCCAAGATGTCAAAAGCTTTTTGAATGCCGATCGCACGGTCATTTATAAGTTCAACCCCGATATGAGTGGCAATATCGTTGCCGAAGCTGTTGATCAACCTTGGGTAGCTAGTTTGCATAGCAATATAGTTGACTCCTGTTTTCGAGATAACTTAGGTGGCGAATATCGACAGGGCAAAATTTTTGTCGCCAATGACATTTATCATGCCAACCTTAGTAACTGCCATATTCAGCTTTTAGAAAAGTTTCAAGTAAGAGCCAATCTCGTAGTTCCCATTCTCTTGCCTCAAGTTTCCAACCATCTTAATGGCTCTACGACTGCGAACCAATTAACTAATTCGCAATCTCTATGGGGATTACTGATCGTTCATCAATGCTCCCAGATTCGTAATTGGGAAGAACTAGATTTGCGCTTGCTTCAGCAATTGTCAGTACAACTAGCGATCGCCATTCATCAAGCAGAACTATATCAAAATCTACAACAGCTTAACTCTTCTCTAGAAGAAAAAATTCAACAACGTACTGCTGAGCTATTAGATCGAGAGCAGAAATTACGACAAAGTGAGGATCTTCTAAAAACATCCTTTGACAATGCACCTGTAGGCATGGCAACCCTCAGTTTAGAAGGTAAATTTCTGACGGTGAATCAAGAAATTTGCAAAATATATGGATATTCTGCCAATGAGCTATTACAAAAGTATGCATTTGAGATTACACATCCTGACTATGTCCATCTAACTCTATCTTGTTTAAATCGATTATTGTCTGGAGAATCTACAAATGACAGCATCGAAAAGCAATATCTTCATAAGAATGGCACTGCCATTGATGCCGTGAGCCATGTCAGTTTAGTCAATGGTATAGATAACAAGCCTATTCAATTTGTCGTAAGTGTTGAAGATGTCACCGAACGCAAACAAAATGAGGCAAAGCTCTCGGCTGCCAAGGTTGCGGAAGCGGCGAATAAAGCGAAGAGTGAATTTTTAGCCGCCATGAGTCATGAAATTCGCACACCAATGAATGCGGTGATCGGCATGACTGGACTATTAAGCAATACTCCTCTCTCTGAACAGCAGCAACAATTTGTCTCAGTAATTCGCCAAGGTGGAGAAGTACTATTATCAGTGATTAATAAAATTCTTGACTTTTCCCAGATTGAGTCAGGTGAGATTGAGATTGAAGAGAATACCTTTGATCTCCATTGCTTGATTGAAGAAATCCTTGAATTGATGGCATCTAGTGCTGAGGAAAAGTCCTTAGAGCTATCTCTCTTAATTGATATTGATGTTCCTCAAAGTATTATCAGTGACGCTACTTGTCTACGTCAGATTTTGGTAAATCTAATCGGCAATGCGATTAAATTCACTGACAATGGAGAAGTTGCGATTACTGTCACTGCTACTTTGTTGGATCAGGCGACAAATACATATCAATTGAATTTTACAGTAAGAGATACAGGTATTGGAATTGCACCTGAAGCGATCGCGCGACTGTTTAAACCTTTTAGTCAAGCCGATAGTTCGATTACTCGACAATATGGAGGAACTGGGTTAGGCTTAGCTATTAGCAAGGAACTTTGCCATCTCATGGGCGGAGATATTCAGGTTGAGAGTGAAGTTGGGCAAGGTGCAACTTTTCGATTTTCCATCTGTGCAAGAGCAATTAATACGGAACCATTAGCGATCGCGCCTGCACTAAAACATAAACAGATTCTGGTTATTCATACCAATAGAACAGTTCAGCAAATCATCTTGACCTATGGACAATTATGGGGGATGGTTGTGCATTCAGCCTATTCAGAAGTAGAAGCACTCAAGTATTTAGAATTATCAGACTTTGATGCTATTGTTATTGACCAAAATTTACAGTCTATCAATGTATTAGATTTAGCAAGTAATATCCATGATATTTTCTCTTCGTTACCGATTATTCTCTTGTCATCAGTAGTAAATAATCATGCTGGTAGCTCTAATCTCTTTTCTGACTATTTAACTAAACCAATTACTAGATCTAAGCTATATAATTCATTTCTTAACTTATTTACAGAAGATAACTCTCAAAAAATAATTCAACCATATCAAGACTTAACGGTAACTAACCACTTTGCAGATAACTATCCTTTACGAACTTTAATTGTTGAAGATAACTCGATCAATCAACAAATTCTCTTATTGATGTTAGAGCGATTAGGATACCAATGTGATGCAGTTGCGAATGGATTAGAAGCTGTTCATGCGTTAGAAAGACATAGCTACGATTTAGTTTTTATGGATATTCAAATGCCTACAATGGATGGGTTAACTGCTTGTCGAAATATTCGGCAATTATGCGATCGCAATCCTTGGATTGTGGGACTATCGGCAAATGCTTTTCGAGAGTCTCGCGACATAGCTTTAGCTGCGGGCATGAATGACTATCTTACTAAACCTTTAAAAATCGAAGATCTCGTCATTACTTTGCAGAGGGTGGCTGAGCGTTTACAAATCAAAACTAACTTCAATGCACCAACATTAGACTTAATGAAATTGCGATCACCTAGTCAGGAATATACCAATAAGTTATCATCCCAATATATAGATCATATAACTCAATTACCTGAGACATTATTAAATCAATATCAACCTAAACAGAAAGATGAGTCGCTAAATCATCAAGTCTCTGCTCAACTTTTATCTTCTATTGATGGGTTAGATATCATTAATCCAATCTCACTGGATATATTAGAACAATGCGTAGGTAAGTCGCATACATCCGAAATTATAAATTCTTATTTGGCTGAATCTGCGAGAGCGATTACATCTATGCAACAAGCTTTTCAACAACTAGATTTTTCTACTATTAGTTTTGAGAATCATTCGCTTAAGGGTGGTTGTGGCACTCTTGGTGCTGATAGAATGATGGCAATTTGTAAAGAATTAAGTTCGCTCTGTAAATCCTCAGATCATACTAGTAAGTTAAAGATTATAGAGTTAGCAATTCAACAATTAGAAATTGAATATAACAAAGTATATCAATTTTTCCATGAGGACAATTCAAACTAG
- a CDS encoding DUF3288 family protein, with amino-acid sequence MAEIKDQRHPQYTKDRQILNDLLTQNSPSNRDFADLARLIIRYKGFMGARDIQADLIKVLTKWQFTEEELFTKTKAIHAIGKVYMAQDEGQDDWA; translated from the coding sequence ATGGCAGAAATTAAAGATCAAAGACATCCCCAATACACTAAGGATCGGCAAATCCTAAACGATTTATTAACGCAAAATTCACCTAGTAATCGTGATTTTGCCGATCTTGCCCGTTTAATTATTCGTTACAAAGGTTTTATGGGAGCGCGGGATATTCAAGCAGATTTGATCAAAGTGCTTACCAAATGGCAATTTACTGAAGAAGAGTTATTTACTAAAACAAAAGCAATTCATGCGATCGGTAAAGTTTATATGGCTCAAGACGAAGGGCAAGATGATTGGGCTTAA
- a CDS encoding glycosyltransferase family 4 protein codes for MRILALAWEFPPRIIGGISRHVAELYPEVVKRGHEVHLITVAVENEPLETIADGIYVHRIDVEKNHDFFQWVVQMNINMSKFARDFLAQNPIDLVHAHDWLVEETAIAITTELQIPLVATIHATEYGRCNGIHNDTQRYIHQKEIKLTQSAQRVIVCSEYMRGELQRALDCPASKTDVVYNGLSVERWKNITDAHQIPFDRLALREQYAKPEEAIIYYVGRITFEKGIYVLLNAMPKVIAAMGDRVRLVIIGTGDAYSILLQRQAWDLGIYHKVLFTGFMADADLWKFQTIASCAVFPSLYEPFGIVALESFAAKIPLVVSNTGGLPEVVRHGFTGIVTLVNDANSLADGIIRVLSDREYGQSLVNNAQTDLKERFAWDRLAAQTESVFLKVLKT; via the coding sequence ATGCGTATTCTTGCTCTAGCTTGGGAGTTCCCCCCGCGCATCATTGGAGGAATTTCTCGTCACGTAGCGGAGCTATATCCTGAAGTTGTTAAGCGCGGACATGAGGTGCATTTAATCACCGTTGCGGTTGAAAATGAGCCATTAGAAACAATTGCTGATGGGATTTATGTACACCGTATTGATGTTGAAAAAAATCATGATTTTTTTCAATGGGTGGTGCAAATGAACATCAATATGTCGAAATTTGCCAGAGATTTTTTAGCTCAAAATCCTATTGATCTCGTTCATGCCCATGATTGGCTAGTCGAAGAAACCGCGATCGCTATAACTACGGAATTGCAAATCCCCTTAGTTGCCACTATTCACGCTACGGAATATGGAAGATGTAACGGAATTCATAATGATACGCAAAGATATATCCATCAAAAAGAAATTAAGCTAACGCAATCCGCTCAGAGAGTGATTGTCTGTTCAGAATATATGCGGGGCGAACTGCAACGGGCACTCGACTGTCCTGCATCCAAGACTGACGTGGTTTACAACGGGTTGAGCGTTGAGCGGTGGAAAAATATTACTGATGCCCATCAAATCCCCTTTGATCGCCTTGCACTGCGTGAGCAATATGCGAAACCCGAAGAAGCAATTATTTACTATGTGGGGCGGATCACTTTTGAGAAAGGGATTTATGTATTGCTCAATGCTATGCCAAAGGTAATCGCTGCAATGGGCGATCGCGTTCGCCTCGTAATTATTGGTACGGGCGATGCTTATTCTATTCTATTGCAGCGACAAGCTTGGGATTTAGGGATTTACCATAAAGTGTTATTTACAGGATTTATGGCAGATGCTGATCTCTGGAAGTTTCAAACGATCGCTAGCTGTGCCGTCTTTCCGAGCCTATATGAACCCTTTGGTATTGTTGCTTTAGAGAGTTTTGCTGCCAAGATTCCCCTTGTTGTTTCTAATACAGGTGGCTTACCTGAAGTTGTGCGTCATGGGTTTACAGGAATTGTCACACTAGTTAATGATGCGAATTCTTTAGCTGATGGGATTATTCGGGTTCTGAGCGATCGCGAATATGGTCAATCCTTGGTCAATAATGCTCAAACTGACCTAAAGGAGCGCTTTGCATGGGATCGACTTGCGGCTCAGACTGAATCGGTATTCTTGAAGGTATTAAAGACTTAG
- a CDS encoding GIY-YIG nuclease family protein, which produces MSDRPTPYNSNNLETKGLTPLSGSSYEQGSLFSEGIQRSTRVYDSGASYEMGSQSLQVWKQAIAKYQDSITTMIPATQTSLFDIPSSHCDPHAINPFALPFQPAEFYRLPSADAGDACVYFVIDLVASSQLPVLLYIGETCRSHKRWKGLHDCKRYLLNYRELHNTHNLPNQVVMTFWWDAPSSTRPRQQLERSLIAKWRSPFNKENWNFWGTPFVN; this is translated from the coding sequence ATGAGCGATCGCCCCACCCCCTATAACAGTAATAACCTAGAGACAAAGGGCTTAACTCCCTTGTCTGGATCTAGCTATGAACAGGGATCGCTCTTTAGTGAAGGGATTCAGCGGAGTACACGAGTCTATGACAGTGGTGCGAGTTATGAAATGGGAAGTCAGTCGTTGCAGGTATGGAAACAAGCGATCGCTAAATATCAAGATTCCATCACCACAATGATCCCCGCCACCCAAACTTCTCTATTTGACATCCCGTCTAGTCACTGCGATCCCCATGCAATCAATCCTTTTGCCCTACCATTTCAACCCGCTGAGTTCTATCGTTTACCCAGTGCCGATGCTGGAGATGCCTGTGTATACTTTGTTATCGATCTAGTCGCGTCATCTCAATTACCCGTGCTACTGTATATAGGAGAGACCTGTCGTTCTCATAAACGATGGAAAGGGCTTCATGACTGTAAGCGATATCTTCTAAATTACCGAGAACTACATAATACCCACAACCTCCCAAACCAAGTTGTTATGACCTTTTGGTGGGATGCCCCTTCATCCACTCGCCCTCGACAACAGCTAGAAAGAAGCCTGATTGCCAAGTGGCGATCGCCATTTAACAAAGAAAACTGGAACTTTTGGGGAACTCCTTTTGTAAACTGA